GACGGCCGTGACCAGCACCGTGTACGGGACGGTGATCAAGGCCAGCGCGTAGGCGCGGGCCCGGAGTTCGACGAACGCGTCACGCGGGGACGAGATGGTCTGGGCGACCATCCAGAACGCCGAGGTGTCCTGACCGAACTGGTTGTACATCTGGACGCCGAGCATGCCCGCGCCGAAGCAGGAGAGGTACACGGAGCCGGTGCCCTGGAGGGCGTTGAAGACCGGCACGATCAGGCCGATGGCCAGCGCCGACGCCCAGGACGCCTTGGTCTTCGGGTCGCGGATCGCGTAGCGCAGGCTGCGCTGCATGACCGCGCCCGTGCGGCCCGCCGGCAGGAAGGCCCAGACTCCGCCGTCACCGCGGTCACCGCGGTCCTTGTGCGGCTCGGCCGCCGCGATGGTGGAGCCGTCCGGGGTCACCATCAGCCTGGTCAGGCTGCGCTCCCAGAACCAGATCAGCGCGGCCAGGGCCACGAGCGTGAGGGCCAGTTGGGCGGCGGCGACCGCGTAGTCGCCGTCGCTCACCGAGTCGACCATGCCGACCGCCGTCGCCGGCGGCAGCCAGCGCACCACGGCCTCGGCCGGCTCCAACTGCGTCAGGCCGCCGGCCTGGAACAGCCGCTGGCTCGCGAAGTTCGCCACCTGCGCGCCGATCGCGATCAACAGGCCGCTGAGCAGGGCCAGGTCGCGTCCCTTGCGGCTGGACAGGAGCCGCACGTTGGCCGTGGCCACCGCGCGGGCCAGCGCGACGCAGCCGAGGAGCAGCAGCGGGACGGCCACCACGGCGGCCGCCACTCCCGCGGCGCCCCGCGCGACGGCGACCACCGAGCCGATGGCCAGGCAGAGCGTGAACAGGGGGCCGATGCCCACCAGCGAGGAGGCCAGCAGGGCCCGTACGAGCGGACGCGGGTGCAGCGGCAGCATGACCAGCCGACTCGGGTCGAGGGTCTCGTCGCCGGTCGGGAAGAACAGCGGCATGAAGGCCCAGCCGAGCGCCAGGATCGCCGCGAGCAGCACCACGACGGTGCCGGCGTGCGTGTGCCCGTGCAGCAGGGACAGGCCCAGCGTCATGAAGAACGCGACGACGAGCGCGAAGACGAGGCTGGAGATCCAGACGGCCTTGCGCTTCGAGGAGCCCTTCAGGCCGTTCTTCAGCAGGGACAGCTTGAGCCGCACGAACAGCGGGGTCAGGGAGACGGCGTGGGTCGCCGCGGTGGTGGGGGCGGTGACGGAGGCGGTGGCGGTCATCGGGCGCCGCCCAGCCAGTCCAGGGAGTCGCCGGAGGCGCGATCCTGGGCGCCGACGAGCCCGAGGAAGGCGCTCTGGAGGGACGGCGCGTCGCCCCGTACGTCGGCCAGCGGGCCCGCGGCGCGGATCCGGCCCGCGACCATGACGGCCACCCAGTCGCACAGCGACTCGACCAGCTCCATCACGTGGGAGGAGAAGATCACGGTGGCGCCGGACGCGGTGTAGCGCTCCAGCACGCCGCGGATGGTCTGCGCCGACACCGGGTCCACACCCTCGAACGGCTCGTCCAGGAAGAGAACTTCGGGGTTGTGCAGCAGCGCGGCCGCGAGGCCGATCTTCTTGCGCATGCCCGTCGAGTAGTCCACGACCAGTTTGTGCTGGGAGCCCGCGAGGTCCAGCACGTCGAGCAGCTGCGTCGCCCGCTTGTCGGTCTCCTCGCCCGGCAGGCCGCGCAACCGGCCCATGTAGCCGAGGAGTTCACGTCCGGAGAGTCGCTCGAACAGGCGCAGCCCCTCGGGCAGGACGCCGATCCTCGACTTCACCTCGACGGGGTCGGCCCAGACGTCGTGCCCCGCGACGAGGACACGCCCCGCGTCGGGGCGCAGCAGACCCGTGATCATCGACAGGGTGGTGGTCTTGCCCGCACCGTTGGGTCCGACGAGCCCGATGAACCGGCCCGCCGGGATCTCCAGGTCGATGCCGGAGACGGCCACCTGCTCGCCGAACCGCTTCCACAGTCCCTCGATGCGTACGGCGGCGTGCGGCGCGGATCGCACGCCACCCGTCCCGCCGTCCGTCCTGCTCGTCGTGGCGTCAGCCTGGTCGGGCATGCGCGTGCCTCTCGTTCCGTTCCCCGTGGTCCTACGTTCCTCACCATAGGAGGAGGGGGAGAGGCGGCAGCAGTTACTTATGTCATGAACTTCTCGGAGAATTCCGCGGTGCGCTCAGGCGGTGCGCAGGTCCCGGGCGTGACTGCCGCACGCGTACGCGAGGGCGTCGATCAGTTCCTCGGTGTCCGGCAGCCACCGGTTGGCGGGCGTGGGCTTGCGGGCCCACTGCACCGAGCCCCGGCCGCCGAAGCGGGTGGGCGGCGCGGCCACGTACTCGCCCTCGCCCCGGGCGGCCAGGTCGATCGCGGCGGGCGACCAGCCCGACTTCCGTACGAGCTCCGGCACCTTCACGCCGGCGCCCGGCAGGACGAAGAAGAGCATCCGGTGGTCGGGGGTGAGGGCGACCGGCCCGAGGGTGCGCTGCATGCGTTCCAGTCGGGCCAGGGCCAGGAAGCCGGCGGAGTCCGGGACGTCCAGCGCGTCGAACGTGCGCCCCGTCGGCATCAGGATCGAGGCCTCGGGCTGCTTCGCCCAGATCCGCCGGACCTGCACCGCGCTCCCGGTGGCCTGTGCGGCCCAGTCCTTCACCGTCGGGTGGGCGCCGGGCGCCGCGCAGTCCGCGGTTCCGCAGGAGCAGATCTCCCGGCCGTCGGCCGCCTCCAACCAGGTGCCGGCGAAGACATCCCAGTGCCGTTCTTCCGCGTACCGCACGGCATGGTCCAGCAGCTGCTTGCCGCGCTGCTTGGGGATGGGTGCGGTCTCCGTGACTCCGATGGTCTCTTCCACGCCCATCACAACTCTCGCGATCACCTGGGGTTACGGGCGTAAACCGGCCCGTGGACGGAACATCGATCCTGCATACGGGGCGCACCGGTGCATGGGCGGGGGCGCGTGGGAGGTCGGGGCGCGGTCCGCGGGTAGCCACGCAACGCAGAGGGGAAGATTCTCCGCACATCAGGCGGGAAGTGATCATTCCTACGCTCTCCCGCGGCTTCAGGGGGTTTTTCATGGCAGCCAGGCCTCTCGTCGCCCGTCAACCGAACGAACGGTTGCAGGCGCTCATCCAGGAAGCCGGGTGCTCCAACGCCGGGCTCGCCCGGCGCGTGAACATGTGCGGGGCCGAGCACGGCCTCGATCTGCGCTACGACAAGACCTCCGTGGCCCGATGGCTGCGCGGCCAACAACCGCGCGGCCGGGCGCCCGGCATCATCGCCGAGGCGCTCGGGCGCAAACTCGGCCGGACCGTCACCATCGACGAGATCGGCATGGCCAACGGCAAGAACCTCGCCTCCGGCGTCGGCCTGCAGTTCTCCCCGACGGTGATCGGTGCCATCGAGCAGGTCTGCGAGCTGTGGCGCAGTGACGTCGGCCGGCGCGACTTCCTCTCCGGATCGAGCGTGGCGGCGTCCGCGCTCGTCGAACCGAGCCGCGACTGGCTGATCACCGGCGCCGACCCGCAGGTGGCACGCAGTGGCGGCTCGCGCGTCGGGATGTCCGACGTGGACGCGGTACGGGCGACCACCGAGGCGCTCAAGGAACTCGACCACCGCTTCGGCAGCGGTCACGTGCGGCCCGTCGTCGTGCACTACCTCAACTCCGTGGTGTCCGGGCTGATCGGCGGCTCCTACCGGGAACCGGTCGGCCGGGCGCTGTTCGCGGAGGTGGCACGGCTGACGGAACTCGCCGGCTACATGGCGGTGGACACCGGCCAGCCCGGCCTGGCCCAGCGCTACTACATCCAGGCGCTGCGTCTCGCCCAGGCCGCGGGCGACCGCGCGTACGGCGGGTACGTGCTGGCCGCCTCGATGAGCCACCTCGCGGCCGAGCTGGGCAATCCCCGGGAGATCTCGCAGTTGGCGCGGGCCGCCCAGGAAGGCACGCGGGGGCAGGTCACCCCGCGGGTGGAGTCCATGTTCTACGCGGCCGAGGCGCGCGGGCACGCGCTGATGGGCGACACCCGGGCCACGGCGGTGCTGTCCGGGAGGGCGGTGACGGCGCTGGAACGGGCGGAGCCGGAGACCGGCGACGACCCTTCCTGGATCCGCCACTTCGACCAGTCCTACCTCGCGGACGAACTGGCGCACTGCCACCGGGACCTGGGGCAGGCAGACGCGGCGGCCAGGCGGGCGGAGGAGGCGTTGCGGGGCCTTCCGGAGACCAAGGCCCGCCGCCGGGCCATCGGCATGCTGCTGCTGGCGGCGGCGCAGGTCCAGCAGCGGGAGGTGGAACAGGCATGCCAGACGGCGGCGAAGGCCGCCGACCTCCTCGGGTCGCTGCGGTCGCGGCGCGGAATGGAGTACCTGGAGGACTTCCGGACGAGGCTGGAGCCGTACCGCGACGAGGCCTCGGTGCGGGAATTCGGGGCCCGGCCCGCGGTGCAACCCGCCTGAGGGACCGGCCCCGGGCGGGGTGGGTGAAGTGGAAGGTTCGGGTGGGCCTGCCGGTGAC
This region of Streptomyces sp. NBC_00513 genomic DNA includes:
- a CDS encoding bifunctional DNA primase/polymerase; protein product: MGVEETIGVTETAPIPKQRGKQLLDHAVRYAEERHWDVFAGTWLEAADGREICSCGTADCAAPGAHPTVKDWAAQATGSAVQVRRIWAKQPEASILMPTGRTFDALDVPDSAGFLALARLERMQRTLGPVALTPDHRMLFFVLPGAGVKVPELVRKSGWSPAAIDLAARGEGEYVAAPPTRFGGRGSVQWARKPTPANRWLPDTEELIDALAYACGSHARDLRTA
- a CDS encoding ABC transporter ATP-binding protein; this encodes MPDQADATTSRTDGGTGGVRSAPHAAVRIEGLWKRFGEQVAVSGIDLEIPAGRFIGLVGPNGAGKTTTLSMITGLLRPDAGRVLVAGHDVWADPVEVKSRIGVLPEGLRLFERLSGRELLGYMGRLRGLPGEETDKRATQLLDVLDLAGSQHKLVVDYSTGMRKKIGLAAALLHNPEVLFLDEPFEGVDPVSAQTIRGVLERYTASGATVIFSSHVMELVESLCDWVAVMVAGRIRAAGPLADVRGDAPSLQSAFLGLVGAQDRASGDSLDWLGGAR